In one Bradyrhizobium sp. 4 genomic region, the following are encoded:
- a CDS encoding lysine-2,3-aminomutase-like protein, whose translation MMKSNLARTLREPAELVAEQLVSAEALPALERVAARYAVAITPALVDLIDRSDPDDPIARQFVPTAAELEMQPGENADPIGDHPHSPVPGIVHRYPDRVLFKLVHVCAVYCRFCFRREMVGPGKENALSDAAYRAAIDYIRSHGEIWEVILTGGDPLMLSPRRMSEIMADLADIDHVKIIRLHTRVPVADPARISDEMVAALKAEGATTWVALHANHARELTGPARAACARLVDAGIPMVSQSVLLRGVNDNLTALSDLMRAFVECRIKPYYLHHGDLAPGTAHLRTTLAEGQDLMRQLRGRVSGLCQPDYVIDIPGGAGKSPVGPNYLVPMQNTAPDAGDAASETRYRIVDYCGDIHVYPPRPEDAGLRNGEVK comes from the coding sequence ATGATGAAGAGCAATCTTGCGCGCACATTGCGCGAGCCGGCCGAACTTGTGGCCGAGCAGCTGGTATCAGCCGAAGCGCTGCCGGCGCTCGAACGTGTTGCCGCGCGCTACGCAGTTGCGATCACCCCCGCGCTGGTCGATCTGATCGACAGGTCCGATCCCGACGATCCCATCGCGCGGCAATTCGTTCCGACGGCCGCGGAGCTGGAGATGCAACCGGGCGAGAACGCAGATCCAATCGGCGATCATCCGCACTCGCCGGTTCCCGGGATCGTGCATCGCTATCCCGACCGCGTGCTGTTCAAGCTCGTTCACGTCTGTGCGGTCTACTGCCGCTTCTGCTTCCGCCGCGAGATGGTCGGACCCGGCAAGGAGAACGCGCTCTCGGACGCCGCCTATCGCGCGGCGATCGACTACATCCGCTCGCACGGCGAGATCTGGGAGGTGATCCTGACCGGGGGCGATCCCCTGATGTTGTCGCCGCGGCGGATGAGCGAGATCATGGCGGATCTTGCCGACATCGATCACGTTAAGATCATCCGCCTTCATACCCGCGTGCCGGTGGCCGATCCCGCGCGCATCAGTGACGAGATGGTCGCGGCGCTCAAGGCCGAAGGCGCCACCACCTGGGTAGCGCTGCATGCCAACCATGCGCGCGAACTGACAGGGCCGGCGCGTGCCGCCTGCGCGCGGCTGGTCGATGCCGGAATCCCCATGGTAAGCCAGTCCGTGCTTTTGCGCGGCGTCAATGACAATTTGACCGCTCTGTCGGATTTGATGCGAGCTTTCGTCGAATGCCGGATCAAGCCCTATTATCTGCATCACGGCGATCTCGCGCCCGGCACGGCGCATCTGCGAACGACGCTCGCCGAGGGGCAGGATTTGATGCGGCAGCTGCGCGGACGGGTGTCCGGACTGTGTCAGCCCGACTATGTCATCGACATTCCCGGCGGCGCCGGCAAGTCGCCGGTGGGGCCGAATTACTTGGTGCCGATGCAAAATACCGCACCTGATGCGGGTGATGCGGCATCGGAAACGCGCTATCGTATTGTGGATTATTGCGGCGACATTCATGTCTATCCGCCGAGACCTGAAGATGCCGGCTTGAGAAATGGAGAGGTAAAATGA
- a CDS encoding PrsW family glutamic-type intramembrane protease, whose product MYLIEALPTVIGTAAIAPALLMLWLVIAAEERPGPPAQVWTAFLLGAASISLLGLARAPFAKMVAAPDNPWAALAMHSIFGVALPEEAVKVIAIVLVASTKRRTFANPMDTVVYGAAVGLGFAAYENLAYLVQHAEMWRSLAALRSVLTVPFHGALGIIAGAYLTIARAGTALGANRHHRDWARLSSRLLIFAGPLALHSAFDFPLLTLQRMPDLDPTLRMWLGGASLLIGFSSIAFAIRLVRRVARHHAPRTDVARERLSQLRRMWALLLAGGGVGFLGLAFVLTSIHHWLINPERNLTLALIPIGLVSILLGLALLIVTTAIYVLGRNRIRTSGEGFSSAHGGG is encoded by the coding sequence ATGTACCTGATTGAAGCGTTACCCACCGTCATCGGAACGGCCGCCATTGCACCGGCGCTGCTGATGCTGTGGCTTGTCATTGCCGCCGAGGAACGCCCGGGACCGCCGGCCCAGGTCTGGACCGCGTTCCTGCTCGGCGCGGCCAGCATTTCGCTGCTGGGCCTGGCCCGCGCCCCTTTCGCCAAAATGGTCGCGGCCCCGGACAACCCGTGGGCGGCGCTGGCCATGCATTCGATCTTCGGCGTCGCGCTGCCGGAGGAAGCGGTCAAGGTGATCGCCATCGTGCTGGTCGCCTCGACCAAGCGGCGGACCTTCGCCAATCCGATGGACACCGTGGTCTATGGCGCCGCGGTCGGCCTGGGCTTCGCCGCCTACGAGAACCTCGCCTATCTCGTCCAGCACGCCGAAATGTGGCGCTCGCTGGCCGCCTTGCGCAGCGTGCTGACGGTGCCGTTCCACGGCGCGCTCGGCATCATCGCCGGCGCCTATCTGACCATCGCGCGCGCCGGCACGGCGCTGGGTGCGAACCGCCATCATCGCGACTGGGCCCGTCTCTCCAGCCGCCTGCTGATCTTCGCAGGCCCGCTCGCCCTGCATTCGGCCTTCGACTTCCCGCTGCTCACACTCCAGCGCATGCCGGATCTGGATCCGACGCTGCGGATGTGGTTGGGCGGCGCGAGCCTGCTGATCGGCTTCAGCTCGATCGCCTTCGCCATCCGACTGGTACGGCGCGTCGCGCGCCATCATGCACCCCGAACCGACGTCGCGCGGGAGCGCCTCAGCCAGCTCCGCCGGATGTGGGCGCTGCTGCTGGCCGGTGGCGGCGTCGGCTTTCTCGGGCTCGCCTTCGTGCTGACCTCGATCCATCACTGGCTCATCAACCCCGAGCGCAATCTGACGCTGGCCCTGATCCCGATCGGCCTGGTCTCGATCCTGCTCGGCCTCGCACTTCTGATCGTCACGACCGCGATCTATGTTCTCGGCCGCAACCGCATCCGCACCAGCGGCGAAGGTTTTTCGTCGGCGCACGGCGGCGGCTGA
- a CDS encoding PilZ domain-containing protein: MPPPKKRAARKSLSQHAWITLEGGFAARQCLVQDISATGAKITLDEDAGQLPGVIRMAFARDARTGRSCQVVWRRGKSAGIKFI; encoded by the coding sequence ATGCCACCGCCCAAGAAGCGCGCAGCCCGCAAGTCGCTGTCGCAGCATGCCTGGATCACGCTCGAGGGCGGATTCGCGGCGCGGCAATGCCTGGTCCAGGACATCTCCGCCACGGGCGCCAAGATCACGCTGGACGAGGATGCGGGCCAGCTCCCGGGCGTGATCCGGATGGCGTTCGCGCGCGATGCGCGGACCGGGCGGAGCTGCCAGGTGGTTTGGCGCCGCGGCAAATCGGCCGGCATCAAGTTCATCTGA
- a CDS encoding HU family DNA-binding protein, which translates to MAKMTKTQLIDAIAEGTQLSKNDVKSVIEYMATVGYKELNESGEFVIPGFVKMSVVNKPATEARMGVNPFTKEPMQFAAKPASKSVKASPLKVAKDSV; encoded by the coding sequence ATGGCGAAGATGACCAAGACTCAGTTGATCGATGCAATTGCCGAGGGTACGCAGCTGTCGAAGAACGACGTGAAGTCGGTCATCGAGTACATGGCAACCGTCGGCTACAAGGAGCTCAACGAGTCCGGCGAGTTCGTCATTCCCGGCTTCGTCAAGATGTCGGTTGTGAACAAGCCGGCGACCGAAGCCCGCATGGGCGTCAATCCCTTCACCAAGGAGCCGATGCAGTTCGCCGCGAAGCCGGCGAGCAAGTCGGTGAAGGCCTCGCCGCTGAAGGTGGCCAAGGACTCCGTCTAA
- a CDS encoding DUF2934 domain-containing protein, with product MTGLSEVEIRNRAYHLWKEAGEPAGTMDTFWYEAEKELLAERTKQSEVPPGMTDNLPV from the coding sequence ATGACTGGTCTCAGTGAAGTAGAGATTCGAAACCGCGCCTATCACCTCTGGAAGGAGGCCGGCGAGCCCGCGGGCACGATGGACACCTTCTGGTACGAGGCCGAAAAGGAGCTTCTCGCCGAGCGGACCAAGCAAAGCGAAGTCCCGCCCGGGATGACCGACAATCTGCCGGTCTGA
- a CDS encoding DUF3072 domain-containing protein, producing the protein MAGNTAGNTQKDPKDWVSGDDPMTGAQESYLKTLAEQAHKPLPKEDLTKAEASELIDTMRQKAGLEK; encoded by the coding sequence ATGGCTGGCAACACCGCAGGCAACACCCAAAAGGATCCGAAGGATTGGGTCTCCGGGGACGACCCGATGACCGGCGCCCAGGAATCCTACCTCAAGACCCTCGCCGAGCAGGCCCACAAGCCCCTCCCCAAGGAGGATCTGACCAAGGCAGAGGCGTCAGAGCTGATCGACACGATGCGGCAGAAGGCCGGGCTCGAGAAGTAA
- a CDS encoding VOC family protein → MRYLHTMLRVRNLDVALKFYQDALGLKEVRRIENDKGRFTLVFLCSSDDLEALKKQPQTRGAPLVELTWNWDEEKYGEDRFFGHLAYEVDDIYATCEKLMKAGVTINRPPRDGNMAFVRSPDLHSIEILQKGDPKPPQEPWSSMPNIGHW, encoded by the coding sequence ATGCGATACCTCCACACCATGCTGCGCGTGCGCAATCTCGATGTCGCGCTGAAGTTTTACCAGGATGCGCTGGGGCTGAAGGAGGTGCGGCGGATCGAGAACGACAAGGGGCGTTTCACGCTGGTGTTCCTGTGCTCGTCGGACGATCTCGAGGCGCTGAAGAAGCAGCCGCAGACGCGCGGCGCGCCGCTGGTCGAGCTCACCTGGAATTGGGACGAGGAAAAATACGGCGAGGACCGCTTCTTCGGCCATCTCGCCTATGAGGTCGACGATATCTACGCAACCTGCGAGAAGCTGATGAAGGCCGGCGTCACGATCAACCGGCCGCCGCGCGACGGCAACATGGCCTTCGTCCGCTCGCCGGATCTGCACTCGATCGAGATCTTGCAGAAGGGCGACCCGAAGCCGCCGCAGGAGCCGTGGTCGTCGATGCCCAACATCGGCCATTGGTAG
- a CDS encoding acyltransferase, which translates to MRIFAGVQAMRGVAALSVVCGHAISARPDMVGPELAEGALTILASGVDIFFVISGFIIATTATAQHNPLDFAFRRALRIFPLYWLVLLAAFVSSSWIALAPGDRPALDLGTIFAWTYPNWYLGPAWSLAFELHFYVAVAIVLAIKPDRLFDILFAGFALVILALVFGLEAGIYFHPLVLEFGAGVVIAYLQRSRRLRFSRHFPAVSAGLFVAGWYWIFVRGAADPQFARVLTYGLGAGLLIHAVVAVEIEGRSFSPVLQWLGKISYALYIVHYLVVKWIASFDGLWLLSTVGTIIAGILLSIGLAAALHVAVEAPILDWGRKLSLMRRRRSLPAVP; encoded by the coding sequence GTGCGAATCTTCGCGGGTGTACAGGCGATGCGCGGCGTCGCTGCGCTGTCGGTGGTCTGCGGACACGCGATCAGTGCGCGACCCGACATGGTTGGGCCGGAGCTTGCCGAGGGTGCGCTGACGATACTTGCGAGCGGCGTCGACATCTTTTTCGTGATCTCCGGCTTCATCATCGCGACCACCGCGACGGCACAACACAACCCGCTGGATTTCGCTTTCAGACGGGCCCTCAGAATTTTCCCGCTCTATTGGCTGGTGTTGCTGGCGGCGTTTGTCAGCTCCTCCTGGATCGCGCTGGCGCCGGGCGACCGCCCCGCTCTCGATCTCGGAACCATCTTCGCATGGACCTATCCGAACTGGTACCTTGGCCCAGCCTGGTCGCTGGCTTTCGAACTGCACTTCTACGTCGCCGTCGCCATCGTCCTGGCGATCAAGCCGGACCGGCTGTTCGATATCTTGTTCGCTGGATTCGCCCTGGTCATTCTTGCTCTCGTCTTCGGCCTGGAGGCCGGGATCTACTTTCATCCGCTGGTGCTGGAATTCGGTGCCGGCGTTGTTATCGCCTATCTCCAGAGAAGCCGACGATTGCGCTTTTCGCGCCACTTCCCCGCCGTTTCCGCGGGCCTGTTCGTGGCCGGGTGGTACTGGATTTTCGTGCGCGGCGCGGCCGACCCGCAATTCGCGCGCGTCCTGACCTATGGCCTCGGCGCGGGATTGCTGATCCATGCTGTGGTCGCTGTCGAGATCGAGGGGCGATCCTTCTCACCGGTCCTGCAATGGCTCGGCAAGATCTCGTACGCGTTGTATATCGTCCATTATCTGGTGGTGAAATGGATCGCCAGCTTCGACGGACTGTGGCTTCTGTCGACCGTCGGGACAATCATCGCGGGCATCCTGCTCTCCATCGGTCTCGCCGCCGCCTTGCACGTCGCCGTTGAGGCACCGATCCTCGATTGGGGGCGCAAGCTAAGTCTGATGCGCAGACGCCGATCGCTGCCGGCCGTTCCGTGA
- a CDS encoding porin, producing the protein MRAPLLILISLLTMSAAAAEALRLPPPEGPQTGKALPLKGAGGSAKAGSCPAYGRGFHLVESTGTCVKIGGSISVETTIRR; encoded by the coding sequence ATGCGTGCGCCGCTCCTCATCCTGATCTCGTTGCTGACCATGTCCGCGGCCGCGGCGGAAGCCTTGCGTCTGCCGCCTCCGGAGGGCCCGCAGACCGGCAAGGCCTTGCCGCTCAAGGGTGCCGGCGGGAGCGCGAAAGCGGGCTCCTGCCCCGCCTATGGCCGCGGCTTCCATCTGGTCGAGAGCACCGGCACCTGCGTCAAGATCGGCGGCTCGATCAGCGTCGAGACCACGATCAGGCGCTGA
- a CDS encoding pilus assembly protein PilZ, with protein sequence MSVAEFLRQRAVQVTVSGSYSLPRWYDCEGKLRTFACRTSRVSPFRMMVDVPVVGKVGERVTSYFQDFGEFQCTISATLKSGFLMELDMTRARRAWMSEKLTWLEKKQKDASVQELRNDARFVPQVAHTFLTLADGSTHACFIIDVSTAGVAISCEYDPPVGTPLAVGACVGRVIRKFENGFAVKFAEKQSRDDVVRLIVRTPMLQSA encoded by the coding sequence ATGTCCGTCGCAGAGTTCCTCAGACAGCGTGCCGTGCAAGTCACCGTGAGCGGCAGCTACTCGCTGCCGCGCTGGTACGATTGCGAGGGCAAGCTGCGCACCTTCGCGTGCCGCACCAGCCGCGTCTCACCGTTCCGCATGATGGTCGACGTTCCCGTGGTCGGAAAGGTCGGCGAGCGCGTGACCTCATACTTCCAAGATTTTGGCGAATTCCAGTGCACCATCAGCGCGACGCTGAAGTCGGGCTTCCTGATGGAGCTCGACATGACGCGGGCCCGGCGCGCCTGGATGTCGGAAAAGCTGACCTGGCTCGAGAAGAAGCAGAAGGACGCCAGCGTCCAGGAGCTGCGGAATGACGCGCGCTTCGTTCCGCAGGTCGCGCACACCTTCCTGACGCTCGCCGACGGCAGCACCCATGCCTGCTTCATCATCGACGTCTCCACGGCCGGTGTTGCGATATCCTGCGAGTACGATCCGCCAGTGGGAACTCCGCTTGCGGTCGGCGCTTGCGTCGGGCGCGTGATCCGCAAATTCGAAAACGGGTTCGCGGTCAAATTCGCGGAAAAGCAGTCGCGGGATGACGTCGTCCGGCTGATCGTCCGCACGCCCATGCTGCAATCGGCCTGA
- a CDS encoding 3-deoxy-7-phosphoheptulonate synthase — MLSTTDDLRIRELKELSTPEEVMREVPRTLTATRVVMAARNAIHSILNGQDDRLLVVVGPCSVHDPRAALDYAERLASLREELADQLEIVMRVYFEKPRTTVGWKGLINDPDLDGSFDINKGLRLARNVLSAVNNLGLPAGAEFLDMTTPQYIADLVSWAAIGARTTESQIHRELASGLSCPVGFKNGTDGNVRIAADAVKSASNPHHFMAVTKLGRSAIASTAGNEDCHIILRGGSTPNYDAASVAAACNDLAKASVAPLVMVDASHANSSKKPENQPRVTADIAGQISGGENRIMGVMVESNLVAGRQDVVPGKPLTYGQSITDGCIDWATTATVLKQLADAVEIRRNTKRAGLHERSA, encoded by the coding sequence GTGCTGAGCACGACCGACGATCTTCGTATCCGCGAACTGAAAGAGCTGAGCACGCCCGAAGAGGTGATGCGGGAAGTCCCGCGCACGCTCACGGCGACGCGCGTGGTGATGGCGGCACGCAACGCCATCCATTCAATCCTCAATGGCCAGGACGACCGGCTTCTGGTCGTGGTCGGCCCCTGCTCGGTGCATGATCCCAGGGCCGCGCTCGACTACGCCGAGCGCCTCGCGAGCTTGCGCGAAGAGCTTGCCGACCAGCTCGAGATCGTGATGCGGGTCTATTTCGAGAAGCCGCGGACCACGGTCGGCTGGAAAGGCCTGATCAACGATCCTGATCTGGACGGCAGCTTCGACATCAACAAGGGCCTGCGGCTGGCGCGCAACGTGCTCTCGGCGGTGAATAATCTCGGCCTGCCCGCCGGCGCCGAATTCCTCGACATGACCACGCCGCAATACATTGCGGACCTCGTGTCCTGGGCCGCGATCGGCGCGCGCACGACCGAAAGCCAGATACATCGCGAGCTGGCCTCGGGGCTGTCCTGCCCGGTCGGGTTCAAGAACGGCACCGACGGCAATGTGCGCATCGCGGCGGACGCGGTGAAGTCGGCCTCGAATCCGCATCATTTCATGGCGGTGACCAAGCTCGGCCGCTCGGCGATCGCCTCAACCGCGGGCAACGAGGATTGTCACATCATCCTGCGCGGCGGCAGCACGCCGAATTACGATGCGGCGAGCGTCGCAGCGGCCTGCAACGATCTGGCGAAAGCGAGCGTCGCACCGCTCGTGATGGTCGATGCGAGCCACGCCAATTCGAGCAAGAAGCCGGAAAACCAGCCGCGTGTGACAGCCGACATCGCCGGCCAGATTTCCGGCGGCGAGAACCGCATCATGGGGGTGATGGTCGAAAGCAATCTCGTCGCCGGGCGCCAGGACGTGGTGCCAGGCAAGCCGCTCACCTATGGCCAGAGCATCACGGACGGATGCATCGACTGGGCGACCACAGCAACCGTGCTCAAGCAGCTCGCTGACGCGGTCGAGATCCGGCGCAACACCAAGCGCGCAGGGCTGCACGAGCGCTCCGCCTGA
- a CDS encoding HdeD family acid-resistance protein, with the protein MTSPEDLSRLQSAMSRTVKAHWKAFLFEGILLSVLGVAALILPPLASLAIAIFLGWMFLISGIGGLIATYWARSTPGFWWSLISAALAVLAGMLLLARPMQAVLTLTIVLGAYFLAEGVATIMYALEHRREPGGRWSWLLISGLVDIAISFMVITGLPSSAEWAIGILVGINLLFGGATLIGMALAARKSNS; encoded by the coding sequence ATGACATCGCCTGAGGATCTTTCCCGGCTGCAATCCGCCATGAGCCGGACGGTCAAGGCGCATTGGAAGGCCTTCCTGTTCGAAGGGATCCTGCTTTCCGTGCTCGGCGTAGCCGCGCTGATCCTGCCGCCGCTCGCAAGCCTTGCGATTGCGATCTTCCTCGGCTGGATGTTCCTGATCAGCGGCATCGGCGGATTGATCGCCACCTATTGGGCACGCAGCACGCCGGGCTTCTGGTGGTCGCTGATCTCGGCCGCGCTCGCCGTGCTCGCAGGCATGCTGCTGCTGGCGCGGCCGATGCAGGCCGTGCTGACGCTGACCATCGTGCTCGGCGCCTATTTCCTCGCCGAGGGCGTCGCCACCATCATGTACGCACTGGAGCATCGTCGCGAGCCGGGCGGCCGCTGGTCGTGGCTCCTGATCTCGGGCCTCGTCGACATCGCGATCTCGTTCATGGTGATCACGGGATTGCCGAGCTCGGCGGAATGGGCGATCGGCATCCTCGTCGGGATCAACCTGCTGTTCGGCGGCGCCACGCTGATCGGCATGGCGCTGGCGGCACGCAAAAGCAACAGTTGA
- a CDS encoding VOC family protein, whose product MKFASTRLIATDIKSMVSFYEMITGVSAEWLAPVFAKIVTPGANLAIGAAETVALWKENSAEPGANRTAVIEFQVEDIDADYERLKDKVTLVHELKTMPWGNRTFQFRDPEGTAVSLFTPPAEQAGKRLATQ is encoded by the coding sequence ATGAAGTTCGCCTCCACTCGCCTGATCGCCACCGACATCAAAAGCATGGTTTCGTTCTACGAAATGATCACCGGAGTTTCCGCCGAATGGCTCGCGCCGGTGTTCGCCAAGATCGTGACGCCGGGCGCCAACCTGGCAATCGGCGCAGCCGAGACGGTCGCGCTCTGGAAAGAAAACAGTGCCGAGCCCGGCGCCAATCGGACCGCCGTGATCGAGTTTCAGGTTGAGGACATCGATGCGGATTATGAGCGCCTGAAAGACAAGGTCACGCTGGTGCACGAGCTGAAAACGATGCCATGGGGCAACAGGACGTTCCAGTTTCGTGACCCCGAAGGCACCGCAGTATCGCTCTTCACGCCGCCGGCCGAGCAGGCCGGAAAGCGCCTCGCGACGCAATAG
- a CDS encoding glutathione S-transferase, translating to MPDQKLTIWGRANSVNVQKVLWCLAELSLAYERIDAGMAFGKTREADYLAMNPNARIPTLVEGDFTLWESNSIMRYLCLAHGRGTPIYPEAPKLRASVDRWLDWTLSMVQPVDRPVFWGLVRTPPAERDMIQLQKDADAAAEVWAIADRLLSTRPFMDGDAFTLADIAIGAYARRWLGVEGITRPAQPHLTRWLADLGKRPGFAQFVAPPMS from the coding sequence GTGCCGGACCAAAAGCTGACGATCTGGGGCCGCGCCAATTCGGTCAACGTGCAGAAGGTGCTGTGGTGCCTCGCCGAGCTCAGCCTGGCTTACGAGCGCATCGACGCCGGCATGGCGTTTGGCAAGACCCGCGAGGCCGACTATCTCGCGATGAACCCCAATGCGCGGATCCCGACGCTGGTCGAGGGCGACTTCACGCTGTGGGAGTCCAATTCGATCATGCGCTATCTCTGCCTCGCGCACGGGCGCGGCACGCCGATCTATCCCGAGGCGCCGAAGCTGCGCGCCAGCGTCGACCGCTGGCTCGACTGGACGCTGTCGATGGTGCAGCCGGTCGACCGCCCGGTGTTCTGGGGCCTCGTGCGCACGCCGCCCGCCGAGCGCGACATGATCCAGTTGCAGAAGGATGCGGATGCCGCCGCCGAGGTCTGGGCCATCGCCGACCGTCTGCTCTCCACGCGTCCGTTCATGGACGGCGATGCGTTCACCCTCGCCGATATCGCGATCGGCGCCTATGCGCGGCGCTGGCTCGGCGTCGAGGGCATCACCCGGCCCGCGCAGCCGCATCTGACGCGCTGGCTCGCCGATCTCGGCAAACGGCCCGGTTTTGCGCAATTTGTGGCACCGCCGATGTCGTGA